One region of Ahniella affigens genomic DNA includes:
- a CDS encoding NUDIX hydrolase, with amino-acid sequence MVQLFLDFAASSADCCERHHAPGHFTGSALVLSADSQRTLLTHHRKLDRWLQPGGHADGDGDLRAVALREAEEETGLVGLTVESAILDLDRHWIPERKGEPGHWHYDVRFLVRATASEAFVISEESHALKWWPLTAVATDAAFDPSLMRMAARCLERPV; translated from the coding sequence ATCGTGCAGCTGTTCTTGGATTTCGCCGCTTCCAGTGCTGATTGCTGCGAGCGCCATCACGCCCCTGGGCACTTCACCGGCTCGGCGCTGGTGCTGAGTGCCGACAGTCAGCGAACGCTGCTGACCCATCATCGCAAGCTCGATCGTTGGCTCCAACCCGGCGGTCATGCTGACGGCGATGGCGATCTGCGCGCAGTGGCGCTCAGGGAGGCGGAGGAGGAGACGGGCTTGGTCGGGCTGACGGTCGAGTCGGCCATTCTGGACCTCGATCGTCATTGGATTCCGGAGCGGAAGGGTGAGCCTGGACATTGGCACTACGACGTGCGCTTTCTAGTCCGGGCGACGGCGAGTGAAGCGTTTGTCATCAGTGAAGAATCACATGCCCTGAAATGGTGGCCGTTGACGGCGGTGGCTACCGATGCGGCATTCGATCCGTCATTGATGCGTATGGCCGCGCGTTGTCTGGAACGCCCGGTTTAA
- a CDS encoding phosphate/phosphite/phosphonate ABC transporter substrate-binding protein, with the protein MKRMFRSLAASLALVAGASGATAAEFKIIIEPHYGPERAAEVFAPLEAHLNKALKPMKHSVTLVYPRNFHFFWRDVRQNAPADFMFAEAHLTDYRAKRFGYEPFVKTAEKTSYAVLAMDETAAKGLRGLIGARVVTMPSPSMGFALLAEIWPDAIRQPNVMSTAQSWRDGVEIVFAGEAEAAIVPSIIKDEYPNLIVMTTTREFTGPAFSAAAGVDPAVKTAIKDALLNMHEDNDGYAALNELRISQFVEANASEYDGDDKLLESFFGYKPVEGGGQ; encoded by the coding sequence ATGAAGCGGATGTTTCGTAGTCTGGCAGCCTCGCTTGCCCTGGTTGCGGGCGCAAGCGGCGCGACGGCGGCAGAATTCAAGATCATAATCGAGCCGCATTACGGGCCCGAGCGCGCTGCCGAAGTGTTTGCGCCGCTGGAGGCGCACCTCAACAAGGCGCTCAAGCCGATGAAACATTCGGTCACGCTGGTCTATCCCCGAAACTTCCACTTCTTCTGGCGCGACGTTCGTCAAAACGCGCCCGCCGATTTCATGTTTGCCGAAGCGCATCTCACCGATTATCGCGCCAAGCGCTTTGGCTATGAACCGTTCGTCAAAACCGCGGAGAAAACCAGTTATGCCGTACTGGCGATGGACGAAACAGCCGCCAAGGGCCTACGCGGCCTGATCGGTGCCCGCGTTGTCACAATGCCGAGCCCGAGCATGGGGTTTGCGCTACTGGCCGAAATCTGGCCCGACGCCATTCGCCAACCGAATGTCATGTCCACAGCCCAAAGCTGGCGCGACGGTGTCGAAATCGTGTTTGCTGGCGAGGCCGAAGCCGCCATCGTGCCGTCGATCATCAAGGACGAATATCCCAACCTGATCGTCATGACGACCACGCGCGAATTCACGGGACCTGCCTTTTCGGCCGCCGCGGGCGTCGACCCGGCCGTCAAGACTGCCATCAAGGACGCGCTGCTCAATATGCACGAAGACAACGACGGCTACGCCGCGTTGAATGAGCTTCGCATCAGCCAATTCGTCGAAGCCAATGCGAGCGAATACGATGGCGACGACAAACTGCTCGAGAGCTTTTTCGGTTACAAACCAGTAGAAGGTGGCGGCCAGTAA
- a CDS encoding YgfZ/GcvT domain-containing protein encodes MSPALAAFELLEVAGPDAERFLQSQLASDLRPVSQGSGQFSAWLNPQGRVVAFFPLFRLAPDAFVLAIAFGRSTELAERLRRFVFRSKVTIRVRPDLIVRDGASVPESVLAGLNVPGSDTRHFWLQASSPDSPSQAQPGVADIAAGLPFLDATRSELFIGHALGLKRLGAISVGKGCYPGQEIVARTHFLGRNKRALCRLSGLDPNQTDHRILSADSGQPLGELALAIGGDGLAVLHEPQPGMAITDAAGRHLVLEQVFADS; translated from the coding sequence ATGTCCCCTGCCCTTGCCGCGTTCGAGCTGCTGGAGGTCGCCGGACCGGATGCCGAGCGCTTCCTGCAATCGCAATTGGCGAGCGACCTGCGACCAGTGTCACAAGGCTCGGGCCAGTTCAGCGCCTGGTTGAACCCTCAAGGGCGGGTCGTGGCGTTTTTTCCGCTGTTTCGACTGGCACCGGATGCGTTCGTTCTGGCGATCGCGTTTGGCCGGAGTACCGAGTTGGCAGAGCGCCTGCGCCGCTTTGTGTTTCGAAGCAAAGTCACGATCCGCGTGCGCCCGGACCTCATCGTGCGCGACGGTGCCAGCGTTCCGGAGTCGGTGCTGGCCGGTTTGAACGTGCCAGGGTCCGACACACGCCATTTCTGGCTCCAAGCATCGTCACCGGATTCGCCGTCACAGGCCCAGCCCGGCGTGGCTGACATTGCAGCCGGCCTGCCATTTCTGGATGCCACACGGTCGGAACTGTTCATTGGCCACGCGCTGGGACTGAAGCGACTGGGTGCCATCAGTGTTGGCAAGGGCTGCTATCCCGGTCAGGAAATCGTCGCCCGAACGCATTTTCTGGGCCGCAACAAGCGTGCGCTGTGCCGGCTCAGCGGGCTCGACCCGAATCAGACCGACCATCGGATTCTGAGCGCCGACAGCGGCCAGCCATTGGGAGAATTGGCCTTGGCCATCGGCGGCGATGGTTTGGCCGTGCTGCACGAGCCGCAGCCCGGTATGGCCATCACCGACGCCGCCGGCCGCCACTTGGTTCTGGAGCAAGTGTTCGCCGATTCCTGA
- a CDS encoding DUF1674 domain-containing protein encodes MNDSTAKTTELVPETSQDSRPAAPVLPKEIGGRDGPEPTRFGDWEKNGRCIDF; translated from the coding sequence TTGAACGATTCCACCGCCAAAACCACCGAACTCGTGCCCGAGACCTCGCAAGACTCGCGGCCGGCAGCACCTGTGCTGCCCAAAGAGATCGGTGGTCGCGATGGGCCTGAGCCCACGCGCTTTGGTGATTGGGAAAAGAACGGACGCTGCATCGATTTTTGA
- the sdhC gene encoding succinate dehydrogenase, cytochrome b556 subunit: MAGQRPISPHLQIYKKQLTSTLSILHRITGLLLALGGVLLVGWVLVLADGPDHYAHLQGTLGGSVLHWFVCVGFYVFSFSLSYHLLNGIRHLLWDAGIGLDIPNAYKSGWIVVLLALVSTALLAFRALSGGAA; the protein is encoded by the coding sequence ATGGCAGGACAACGCCCCATATCGCCGCATCTGCAGATTTACAAGAAACAGCTGACGTCCACGCTGTCGATTCTGCATCGCATTACTGGTTTGCTGCTGGCCTTGGGTGGCGTGCTGCTGGTTGGCTGGGTGCTGGTACTGGCCGATGGCCCGGACCACTATGCCCATCTGCAGGGCACACTCGGTGGCTCGGTGCTGCATTGGTTTGTCTGTGTCGGGTTCTACGTGTTCAGTTTCAGTCTGAGCTATCACTTGCTGAACGGCATCCGGCATCTGTTGTGGGACGCAGGCATCGGCCTTGATATTCCAAACGCGTACAAGAGCGGCTGGATCGTGGTGCTGCTGGCCCTGGTGTCGACGGCATTGTTGGCCTTCCGCGCATTGAGTGGAGGTGCGGCATGA
- the sdhD gene encoding succinate dehydrogenase, hydrophobic membrane anchor protein: protein MSLRTPLARVRGLGSAKDGTGHWLAQRISAVLLVPLSIWFLVCFWPVLGQEYADARVYLAQPMHAFLLLAFVLTLIYHALLGVQVVIEDYIHTRWLEVSLQVAIKLIAFLAALATAFALIRIVLGA from the coding sequence ATGAGTCTCAGAACCCCTCTGGCGCGCGTGCGCGGCCTTGGCTCAGCCAAGGATGGTACGGGCCATTGGCTCGCCCAGCGCATTTCGGCCGTGCTGCTCGTGCCCTTGTCGATTTGGTTCCTCGTCTGCTTCTGGCCGGTTCTGGGCCAGGAATATGCAGATGCCCGGGTGTATTTGGCCCAGCCAATGCACGCCTTCCTGCTGCTGGCGTTTGTGCTGACGCTGATCTATCACGCCCTGCTTGGGGTGCAAGTGGTGATCGAGGACTACATTCATACGCGCTGGCTCGAAGTCAGCCTGCAAGTTGCGATCAAGCTGATTGCGTTCCTGGCCGCGCTGGCCACGGCGTTCGCGCTGATCCGCATCGTTCTGGGAGCCTGA
- the sdhA gene encoding succinate dehydrogenase flavoprotein subunit: protein MDAYKIIEHKYDVVVVGAGGAGLRATMGMAAKGLSTACITKVFPTRSHTVAAQGGMSAALANMGPDDWRWHFFDTVKGSDWLGDQDAIEYMCREAIPAVIELEHFGVPFSRTDDGKIYQRPFGGMTTEFGKGPPAQRTCAAADRTGHAILHTLYQQSLRYDARFYIEYFALDLIFDNEGVCRGVLALDMAEGTLHLFRAQSVVLATGGYGRAYFSCTSAHTCTGDGGGMVLRAGLPLQDMEFVQFHPTGIYGAGCLITEGVRGEGGQLKNSKGERFMERYAPSVKDLAPRDMVSRCMTIEIREGRGVGKDADHIFLHLEHLGAGTIHEKLPGIAESARIFAGVDVTREPIPVLPTVHYNMGGIPTNYHGEVVTKRGDNPDHVIPGLFAIGEAACVSVHGANRLGSNSLLDLVVFGRAAANRCAEILKPNAPHKPLPKDACDAALSNLDRLRYAKGGTPTADIRLNMQRTMQRDAAVFRTGETLLDGCKKMTEIYDSFGDVKVTDRSLIWNSDLIETLELQNLLGQAVATIYSAEHRTESRGAHAREDFKDRDDNNWMKHTLVSVDTAGKTSFDYRPVHMYTNGDVDVVPPTERKY from the coding sequence ATTGACGCCTACAAGATCATCGAACACAAATACGACGTCGTCGTGGTTGGCGCGGGTGGCGCCGGTCTCCGCGCAACCATGGGTATGGCCGCCAAAGGCCTGTCCACCGCGTGCATCACCAAAGTGTTCCCGACCCGCTCGCACACCGTCGCCGCACAAGGCGGCATGTCGGCCGCGCTGGCCAACATGGGCCCGGACGACTGGCGCTGGCACTTCTTCGACACCGTGAAGGGCTCGGACTGGTTGGGCGATCAGGATGCGATCGAGTACATGTGCCGGGAAGCGATTCCAGCCGTGATTGAGTTGGAACACTTCGGTGTGCCGTTCTCGCGCACGGACGATGGCAAGATCTATCAGCGCCCATTTGGCGGCATGACCACCGAATTCGGCAAGGGCCCGCCCGCCCAGCGCACGTGCGCTGCGGCGGACCGCACCGGTCACGCCATTCTGCACACGCTGTATCAGCAATCGCTGCGCTATGACGCCCGCTTCTACATCGAATATTTTGCGCTGGATCTGATCTTCGACAATGAAGGCGTCTGCCGTGGCGTGCTCGCGCTCGACATGGCCGAAGGTACGTTGCATCTGTTCCGCGCGCAGTCGGTCGTGCTCGCCACCGGTGGCTATGGTCGTGCCTACTTCTCCTGCACCAGTGCGCATACGTGCACGGGCGACGGCGGTGGCATGGTGCTGCGTGCGGGCCTGCCGCTGCAGGACATGGAGTTTGTGCAGTTCCACCCGACCGGCATTTACGGCGCGGGCTGCCTGATTACCGAAGGCGTGCGTGGCGAAGGCGGGCAGCTCAAGAACAGCAAGGGCGAGCGTTTCATGGAACGCTATGCGCCAAGCGTCAAAGATCTGGCGCCGCGGGACATGGTCAGTCGTTGCATGACCATCGAGATTCGCGAAGGCCGTGGCGTTGGCAAAGACGCCGACCACATCTTCCTGCATCTGGAACATCTGGGCGCCGGCACGATTCACGAAAAGCTGCCGGGCATTGCTGAATCGGCCCGCATTTTCGCTGGGGTCGACGTGACTCGCGAACCGATTCCGGTGCTGCCAACCGTGCACTACAACATGGGTGGTATTCCGACCAATTATCACGGCGAAGTCGTGACCAAGCGGGGCGACAACCCCGATCACGTGATTCCGGGCTTGTTTGCCATTGGCGAAGCGGCATGCGTGTCCGTTCACGGCGCCAACCGTTTGGGGTCGAACTCATTGCTCGATCTCGTGGTATTTGGTCGCGCTGCTGCGAATCGCTGCGCCGAAATCCTGAAGCCGAACGCGCCCCACAAGCCGTTGCCGAAGGACGCTTGCGACGCCGCGTTGAGCAATCTCGACCGCTTGCGCTATGCCAAGGGCGGTACGCCTACGGCCGACATCCGTCTGAACATGCAGCGTACGATGCAGCGCGATGCGGCGGTGTTCCGCACCGGCGAGACGTTGCTCGACGGGTGCAAAAAGATGACCGAGATCTACGACTCGTTTGGCGACGTCAAGGTCACGGACCGCTCGTTGATCTGGAACTCCGATCTGATCGAAACCCTGGAGTTGCAGAATCTGTTGGGTCAGGCCGTGGCAACCATCTATTCGGCCGAGCATCGCACCGAAAGCCGCGGTGCGCATGCCCGCGAAGACTTCAAGGATCGCGACGACAACAATTGGATGAAGCATACGCTGGTGTCAGTCGACACGGCGGGCAAAACCAGCTTCGACTATCGCCCGGTCCACATGTACACCAATGGCGACGTCGATGTGGTGCCGCCAACGGAGCGTAAGTACTGA
- a CDS encoding Mpo1-like protein, whose protein sequence is MDASDRSGGLIAWQWRTYARNHRSRVNLVVHMFAVPLFIAATFAAIRLLIASAFVPALLCLVIMAVAFLLQGIGHKQEREPPVPFKGPFDFLARVFVEQFVTFPRFVLSGGWSRHLAGQFDS, encoded by the coding sequence ATGGACGCTTCGGATCGCAGCGGTGGCTTGATTGCTTGGCAATGGCGCACCTATGCCCGCAATCACCGCAGTCGGGTGAATCTGGTCGTGCACATGTTCGCCGTGCCGCTGTTCATCGCCGCGACGTTTGCAGCCATCCGATTGCTGATCGCGTCGGCGTTTGTGCCGGCGTTGCTGTGCCTCGTGATCATGGCGGTGGCGTTTCTGCTGCAGGGCATTGGTCACAAGCAAGAGCGCGAGCCGCCAGTACCGTTCAAGGGGCCGTTCGATTTTCTGGCGCGGGTGTTCGTTGAGCAGTTCGTGACCTTTCCAAGATTCGTGCTGTCGGGTGGCTGGAGCCGTCACCTGGCGGGGCAGTTTGATTCCTGA
- a CDS encoding succinate dehydrogenase iron-sulfur subunit produces MAEFTLPKNSLVGKGKHFASPGAKAPRQFKVYRWNPDDTANPRTDTYEVDLSSCGPMVLDALIKIKNEIDPTLTFRRSCREGICGSCAMNIDGTNTLACTKAIDEIQGEVRIYPLPHMPVVKDLVPDLTHFYAQYASIRPWMRTQSVPRPDGERLQSKEDRAKLDGLYECILCACCSTSCPSYWWNGDRYLGPAILLQAYRWIIDSRDEDTGDRLDNLEDPFRLYRCHTIMNCAKTCPKGLNPAKAIAEIKKLMVQRRSL; encoded by the coding sequence ATGGCTGAGTTTACGCTTCCGAAGAATTCCTTGGTCGGCAAGGGCAAGCATTTTGCGTCGCCAGGCGCCAAAGCGCCGCGGCAATTCAAGGTGTACCGCTGGAATCCGGATGACACGGCCAATCCGCGCACGGACACGTACGAGGTCGACTTGTCGAGTTGTGGCCCGATGGTGCTCGATGCGCTGATCAAGATCAAAAACGAGATCGACCCGACGCTGACTTTCCGCCGCTCTTGTCGCGAAGGAATCTGCGGCTCGTGTGCGATGAATATCGATGGCACCAACACGCTCGCGTGCACGAAGGCGATCGACGAGATTCAAGGCGAAGTGCGCATTTACCCGTTGCCGCACATGCCGGTGGTTAAGGACCTCGTTCCGGATCTGACGCACTTTTATGCCCAGTATGCGTCGATTCGGCCGTGGATGCGGACGCAGAGCGTGCCGCGTCCGGATGGCGAGCGCCTGCAGTCGAAGGAAGACCGCGCGAAGCTCGACGGACTGTACGAGTGCATTCTGTGTGCCTGCTGCTCGACGTCCTGCCCGAGTTACTGGTGGAACGGCGATCGCTACCTTGGTCCGGCCATTCTGTTGCAGGCCTACCGATGGATCATCGATTCGCGTGATGAGGACACCGGCGACCGTCTCGACAACCTCGAAGATCCGTTCCGTCTGTATCGCTGCCACACCATCATGAATTGCGCGAAGACCTGTCCGAAGGGTCTGAACCCGGCGAAGGCGATTGCTGAAATCAAGAAGCTGATGGTTCAACGGCGCTCGCTCTGA
- a CDS encoding succinate dehydrogenase assembly factor 2: MSELSPEQIRAKRMRWHCRRGTTELERLLGRHLDRLLAAGDSRALDLFEQLLAEEDRDLQRWLLGYETCTVPEYVALIHDLRQPA; this comes from the coding sequence ATGAGCGAACTAAGCCCCGAGCAAATCCGGGCCAAACGAATGCGCTGGCATTGCCGGCGCGGCACCACGGAGCTTGAGCGGCTGTTGGGTCGGCATTTGGACCGGCTGCTGGCGGCAGGCGATAGCCGGGCGCTGGATTTGTTCGAGCAACTGCTCGCTGAGGAAGATCGCGATTTGCAGCGTTGGCTACTGGGCTACGAAACGTGCACCGTACCGGAGTACGTGGCGTTGATTCATGATCTCCGCCAGCCCGCTTGA
- a CDS encoding protein YgfX yields the protein MISASPLDWTLRPSRLQPLFSVGAVTLGLAALLIWTDLRLWQLLSVLIIVLGLEWWRFRRFGRTEAGRYLIRPDGFWQLPGSDALWQLRSVSWFPGLCHCQLQEATRPSEARQLLFWRDQVDTHSWRRLRARLRTYRPGAAE from the coding sequence ATGATCTCCGCCAGCCCGCTTGACTGGACGCTGCGGCCATCGCGCCTGCAGCCGCTGTTCAGCGTTGGCGCAGTCACCCTTGGGCTCGCCGCACTCTTAATCTGGACCGATCTGCGGCTCTGGCAGCTATTGTCCGTATTGATCATCGTGCTCGGCCTGGAATGGTGGCGATTTCGCCGCTTTGGCCGCACCGAAGCCGGGCGCTATCTGATTCGGCCCGACGGGTTCTGGCAGTTGCCCGGGTCGGACGCACTCTGGCAGCTCCGGTCGGTCTCCTGGTTTCCGGGGCTCTGTCACTGTCAACTTCAAGAAGCCACGCGCCCAAGTGAAGCGCGGCAGTTGCTGTTCTGGCGCGACCAAGTGGACACGCATAGCTGGCGGCGTTTGCGGGCTCGTCTTCGAACATATCGTCCGGGAGCGGCTGAATAA